One Parcubacteria group bacterium genomic window, TTGTTAAAGATAAATATCCCGCTTTCGTGCAAGATATTTGTATCGGTTGCAAGGCTTGCAAAGTAGCTTGCCCGACAGGAGCTATTTCGGAAGATAAAAAGGAAATTGGAGAAATATACACAGGAAAAAATTATCAAGTGAATCTCATTTCGGGCGAACTCAAATTGGGAGAGTTGGCTTCAGGAGAAATTGTGGCAGAAGTTAGAAAGTATGCCGATAAAATCAGTCAGCAACTAAAAACCGAAATGCTTCTTGTAGATTCTTCGGCTGGAGTGGGTTGTCCGGTAATTGCTTCACTTGTTGGAACCGACTATATTGTGGCCGTAACTGAACCAACGCCATCAGCTCTTCACGACTTGAAAAGGGTTTTGTATCTGGCTCGCCACTTTCAAATCAAGCACGGTATTGTTATCAATAAATATGATTTGTCAGATAGTTTTTGTTTGAAAATAGAAAAGTTTGCTAAAGAAAATGAAATTCCGATATTAGGCAAGATTCCATATAAAAATGATTTTGTTGCCGCAACTATTGAAATGAAACCGATTCTGGAAATAAATCCGGAATATAAAATTTTGTTTCAGGAAATAATAAGCAATATAGAAATGAACAACAACTTAAAACAAAATCTATGAAAGTATTAAAATTCGGAGCTGTTTGGTGTTCCGGGTGTTTGGTGATGAAACCAAGATGGAAAAAAATTGAAGAAGAGAACCCATGGCTCAAAACCGAGTATTATGATTTTGACAATGACAAAGAAATGGTGGAAAAATATCAGATTGACAAAACTCTTCCCACTTTTGTTTTTTTGGACAAAGAGGGAAAAGAATTTTTGCGCTTAAACGGAGAAATCAGTAAGGACAAGTTAGTTGAACTTATCAATCAAGATAAAGACAAATAGAATATGAAAAAAATTTTAGCAATATCTACTATTTCAATTTTTGCGTTTCTTCAGTTGTATTTTTCAGCAGGTGCTTCTGAAAATATCAAAGTGTACCTTTTTTATGGAAACGGTTGTCCTCATTGTGCCAAGGAGATGCAATTCTTGCAGGAAATGCAAGAAATTTATCCTAATTTAGAAATAAGGAGTTTTGAAATATATCACAGCAAGGAAAACGCACTGCTTTTGCAAAAAATCGGCAAATCAATGGATGCAGATGTTTCAGGTGTTCCGTTTTCAGTTATTGGCGACAAATATTTTGTCGGATATGCTGAAAATATAACCTCGGAAGAAATCAAAAGCCAAATAGAAAAGTGCAATAATGACGGTTGTCCTGATCGGATAGCAAGCATAATGAATTCCGAAGATGAAAACAAAAAAGATTTAAAGCAAAACATCGAATCAGATAAAAAGGAAAAAATAATCAATCTTCCGCTTATTGGTAAAATTGATGCTTACAAATTTTCTCTGCCGATTCTCACGATAATTATGGGGCTTCTGGATGGATTCAATCCGTGTGCGATGTGGACCCTCCTGTTTCTTATTAGTCTGCTTTTGGGGATGAAAGACCGAAAGAGAATGTGGATTTTGGGGACAGCTTTTATTGTCGCTTCCGCTTCTGTTTATTTCTTGTTTATGTCTGCTTGGCTTAATCTCATTTTATTTCTGGGCTTTGTAATTTGGGTGCGGATATTGATTGGAATTTTGGCTTTATTTGGCGGAGGATACAGTTTGAAAGAATTTTTATTCAACAAGGAAAGTGGATGTAAAGTCGCTAATGACGAAAGTCGGCAGAAAGTTTTTCAAAAATTGAAAGCGACAGTCGGCAAAAATAGTTTCTGGCTGGCACTGGGAGGAATTATCACATTGGCTTTTTTGGTGAATTTAGTAGAACTCATCTGTTCAGCGGGACTGCCAGCCGTTTACACTCAAGTGCTGGCTCTTAACGAACTGGCTGGATGGCAATATTATTTGTATATTCTGCTCTATATTTTCTTTTTTATGCTGGATGATTTATTTATTTTCTTTATGGCGATGATTACACTGGAAATGACGGGACTCTCTACGAAGTATTCCAAGTATTCTCAACTGATTGGTGGATTGATTATGCTGATTATCGGGATACTTTTGATTTTCAAGCCTGAATGGCTGATGTTTGGATAATTGTATAAGATATAAAGATATGGAAAACAGAATAAAAAATATATTACTGGTTATTTCTGGTAAGGGAGGCGTAGGCAAATCAACCGTAGCTACTAATCTGGCTATTATTCTTGCGGATAAAGGATTGAAAGTCGGTTTGCTTGATGCTGATATTCACGGTCCGAATTTAGCATTGATGCTGGGCGTGCAAGACAAGATGATAATTTCGCACGGAGAAAATCAAATATTCCCAGTGGAAATAAGAGAAAATTTATCATTAGTTTCAATGTCCTATTTCATACCAAAACTAGATTCGCCGATTATCTGGCGCGGTCCGATGAAAATGAAGGTTATTGAAAGATTCATAAAAGATGTGACTTGGGAAGATTTAGATTGGCTCATAATTGATTCTCCTCCTGGCACTGGCGATGAGCCTCTTTCAATTGCTCAGTTGTTACCTGAAGCGGGTGCAATTATAGTCACTACTCCGCAAGATGTTTCTTTATTGGACTCGAAGAAAGCGATAAATTTTGCCAAGTCGCTGAAATTAAAAATTTACGGATTGATTGAAAATATGAGCGGATTACAATGTCCACATTGCGGTGAAACTATAAATTTATTCAAAAAAGGAGGCGGAGAAAAAATCGCCAAGCAATATAAAATAACGTTTTTGGGAACTGTTCCGATTGATCCTAAAATAGTTATTTCTGGAGATGATGGCAATCCGCTTGCTGTGGATAAAAATTCCGATACGACTAAAATATTCGCATCAATTGCTAAAAAAATATTAGTTAAAAAATAAAGTGATGAAAGAAAGAATTGCAATTATATCAATACTGGCAAACGCATCATTGGCTGGAGGCAAAATTGCTGTCGGAATATTTTCTAATTCATCGGCAATTTTAGCAGCGGGTATTGATTCTTTCGTGGATATATTTTCCTCCGCTATCAGCTATATCGGAATTAAAATATCAGGGAAGCCAGCAGACAAGGAGCATCCCTATGGGCATTACAAATTTGAAGTTTTGGGCGGTGTCATTATTACATTGATTATTTTGGCAACTGGCATCGGTATTATTTACAACGCTTTCGTAAAGTTTCTCCATCCGCAAGAAATTGAAATCGGTTATTTGGCTTTTGGAATAATGATTTTTTCCAGCATTGTAAATGAAATAATGGCAAGGCTAAAAACCTATTACGGCAAAAAAGAAAATTCTATCAGCCTGCTTTCCGATGGAGTACATTCCAGAATTGATGTTTGCACTTCTTTGATAATTTTAATCGGTTTATTTTTAACTCCTTATTGGATTTATGCCGATTCTTTGTTGGCAATACTGATGGGGATATATATAGTAAAAGAAGCATTCTTAGTGGGGAAAGATGCGGCAGGATCGCTTTTGGATGTTTCTGCCGGAGAAGAAATAGAGAACACTATAAAAGAAATCGCCAAGGCGGAAAATATTGAAATTATTTCATTAAAAACTCAAAAGAAAGGCTCGGCTACTACAGCAAATTTGGAAATAAATCTGCCTAACAATCTAAAAGTGGAAGAAGCGACAAAAATTTCCGAAAGATTAAGGGAAGATCTAATGAAAGGAATTGAAAGTTTGCAATATGTCATCATTCAAATTACCAGCCACGAAGTTGAAAGCAGTTTTTATAAGCCAAGCTTTGGAAAAAGTTTCGGTTGGCAAAGGAGAGGAAAGTTTAAGAAAAAAATTGAAAAAGCAACAGGGCAAGGTCCTGATGGCAAATGTGTTTGTCCGAAATGCGGTTATAGCGTTTCTCACGAAAGAGGAGTGCCTTGCGGAACTTTAAAATGTCCTAAGTGCAATGTTAATTTGGAAAGAAAATAATATGACTAGACCAAGACTATGTAAGCGATTACGCTTCAAACCCAAAGCTCATTATTTCAAACCCCAGGGAATTCCGATGTATGAATTGGACGAGATTGTTTTAACTAAGGAAGAAATGGAGACAGTAAAACTTAAGGATTTTGACGGGCTGGAACAAACCGAAGCAGCGGAAAAAATGAACACCTCGCAAAGCACGTTTCAACGGATTTTGTCTTCCGCTAGAGTTAAAATTGCCGAGGCAATCGTTAAGGGCAAAGCATTAAGAATTGAAGAATAATAAAATAAAAATAAACTATGGCAGAATTTTTTGGAGTAATCGGTGGAATTTTAACAACTATCAGAT contains:
- a CDS encoding Mrp/NBP35 family ATP-binding protein; translated protein: MENRIKNILLVISGKGGVGKSTVATNLAIILADKGLKVGLLDADIHGPNLALMLGVQDKMIISHGENQIFPVEIRENLSLVSMSYFIPKLDSPIIWRGPMKMKVIERFIKDVTWEDLDWLIIDSPPGTGDEPLSIAQLLPEAGAIIVTTPQDVSLLDSKKAINFAKSLKLKIYGLIENMSGLQCPHCGETINLFKKGGGEKIAKQYKITFLGTVPIDPKIVISGDDGNPLAVDKNSDTTKIFASIAKKILVKK
- a CDS encoding thioredoxin family protein, translating into MKVLKFGAVWCSGCLVMKPRWKKIEEENPWLKTEYYDFDNDKEMVEKYQIDKTLPTFVFLDKEGKEFLRLNGEISKDKLVELINQDKDK
- a CDS encoding ATP-binding protein encodes the protein MKIAITGGKGGTGKSMVATSLAIEFAKEYSTLLVDADVECPNDHLLLSVPRKKSETVYQAIPKWDFSKCTRCGKCAEVCKQNAIVFVKDKYPAFVQDICIGCKACKVACPTGAISEDKKEIGEIYTGKNYQVNLISGELKLGELASGEIVAEVRKYADKISQQLKTEMLLVDSSAGVGCPVIASLVGTDYIVAVTEPTPSALHDLKRVLYLARHFQIKHGIVINKYDLSDSFCLKIEKFAKENEIPILGKIPYKNDFVAATIEMKPILEINPEYKILFQEIISNIEMNNNLKQNL
- a CDS encoding cation diffusion facilitator family transporter, whose translation is MKERIAIISILANASLAGGKIAVGIFSNSSAILAAGIDSFVDIFSSAISYIGIKISGKPADKEHPYGHYKFEVLGGVIITLIILATGIGIIYNAFVKFLHPQEIEIGYLAFGIMIFSSIVNEIMARLKTYYGKKENSISLLSDGVHSRIDVCTSLIILIGLFLTPYWIYADSLLAILMGIYIVKEAFLVGKDAAGSLLDVSAGEEIENTIKEIAKAENIEIISLKTQKKGSATTANLEINLPNNLKVEEATKISERLREDLMKGIESLQYVIIQITSHEVESSFYKPSFGKSFGWQRRGKFKKKIEKATGQGPDGKCVCPKCGYSVSHERGVPCGTLKCPKCNVNLERK
- a CDS encoding DUF134 domain-containing protein, with product MTRPRLCKRLRFKPKAHYFKPQGIPMYELDEIVLTKEEMETVKLKDFDGLEQTEAAEKMNTSQSTFQRILSSARVKIAEAIVKGKALRIEE